A genome region from Deinococcus seoulensis includes the following:
- a CDS encoding ABC transporter ATP-binding protein, with amino-acid sequence MTHQGEVLLAVNGLKTYFNTDDGVVKSVDGVTFHIKKGETLAVVGESGSGKSVTSLSVMRLIPMPPGKIVEGEILFTGKDGVQKDIVNLSEAEMRKIRGNDISMIFQEPMTSLNPVYTVGDQIAEAVMLHQGKNKKEAMDVATDMLRFVGIPAPEKRVNEYPHQMSGGMRQRVMIAMALSCKPALLIADEPTTALDVTIQAQILDLMRKLQSDVGMSILFITHNLGVVAEMADRVVVMYGGRVVEEGDVVEIFKAPRHPYTMGLLNSIPRPGEAHEPGQPKGRLEAIPGNVPNPLNLPSGCAFEPRCKFAVPDCSKAVPALEDTGHGHMSRCIRWREFEQVQAEVTA; translated from the coding sequence CTGCTGGCCGTGAACGGTCTCAAGACGTACTTCAATACCGACGACGGCGTCGTCAAGAGCGTGGACGGCGTGACCTTCCACATCAAGAAAGGCGAGACGCTCGCCGTCGTGGGCGAATCCGGCTCCGGCAAGAGCGTGACCAGCCTGTCCGTCATGCGCCTGATTCCCATGCCGCCCGGCAAGATCGTGGAAGGCGAGATTCTGTTCACCGGCAAGGACGGCGTGCAGAAGGACATCGTGAACCTGAGCGAAGCCGAGATGCGCAAGATTCGCGGCAACGACATCAGCATGATCTTCCAGGAACCCATGACCAGCCTCAACCCGGTCTACACCGTCGGTGACCAGATCGCCGAGGCCGTCATGCTGCACCAGGGCAAGAACAAGAAAGAGGCCATGGACGTCGCGACCGACATGCTGCGCTTCGTGGGCATCCCCGCCCCCGAGAAACGCGTGAACGAGTACCCGCACCAGATGTCCGGTGGGATGCGTCAGCGCGTCATGATCGCCATGGCCCTGTCGTGCAAACCGGCCCTGCTGATCGCCGACGAGCCCACCACCGCGCTCGACGTGACCATCCAGGCGCAGATTCTGGACCTGATGCGCAAGTTGCAGTCCGACGTGGGCATGAGCATCCTGTTCATCACGCACAACCTCGGCGTGGTCGCCGAGATGGCCGACCGCGTGGTGGTCATGTACGGCGGCCGCGTGGTCGAGGAAGGCGACGTCGTCGAGATCTTCAAGGCACCCCGCCACCCGTACACCATGGGCCTGCTGAACTCCATTCCCCGCCCCGGCGAGGCGCACGAACCCGGCCAGCCCAAGGGCCGCCTGGAAGCCATTCCCGGCAACGTTCCCAACCCCCTGAACCTGCCCAGCGGCTGCGCCTTCGAGCCGCGCTGCAAGTTCGCCGTGCCCGACTGCTCCAAGGCCGTTCCGGCCCTTGAAGACACCGGCCACGGCCACATGTCCCGCTGCATCCGCTGGCGCGAATTCGAACAGGTGCAGGCCGAGGTAACCGCATGA
- a CDS encoding ABC transporter ATP-binding protein encodes MTATTVQNRRAMPATGDTLLEVNNLEKYFPIRGGLLSRVVGNVKAVNDITFRIGRGEVVGLVGESGSGKTTAGRAILRLIEPTGGQVLFNGTDITKLSKGQMRDYRREMQIIFQDPFASLNPRMTVSDIIGEAMQIHNLHPGKGRIDRIAELLQKVGLRPEHMRRYPHEFSGGQRQRIGIARALAVDPAFIVADEPVSALDVSIQAQVVNLLQDLQEELGLTVLFIAHDLAVVEYICDRIIVMYLGRVMEIAPSRQLNTSPKHPYTEALLSAAPVPDPTIKRQRIILEGDIPSPINPPSGCVFRTRCRYAIADCANIVPELREVSPGHFKACIRDDIL; translated from the coding sequence ATGACCGCCACCACCGTCCAGAACCGCCGCGCCATGCCCGCCACGGGCGACACGCTGCTGGAAGTCAACAACCTCGAAAAGTACTTCCCCATTCGCGGCGGCCTGCTGTCACGCGTGGTCGGGAACGTCAAGGCCGTCAACGACATCACCTTCCGCATCGGACGCGGCGAGGTCGTCGGACTGGTGGGCGAATCCGGTTCCGGCAAGACCACCGCCGGACGCGCCATCCTGCGCCTGATCGAACCGACCGGCGGGCAGGTGCTGTTCAACGGCACCGACATCACCAAACTGTCCAAGGGGCAGATGCGTGACTACCGCCGCGAGATGCAGATCATCTTCCAGGATCCCTTCGCCAGCCTGAACCCCCGCATGACGGTCAGCGACATCATCGGCGAGGCCATGCAGATCCACAACCTGCACCCCGGCAAGGGCCGCATCGACCGCATCGCCGAACTGCTGCAGAAGGTCGGCCTGCGCCCCGAGCACATGCGCCGCTACCCGCACGAGTTCAGCGGCGGCCAGCGCCAGCGCATCGGGATCGCCCGCGCCCTCGCCGTGGACCCCGCGTTCATCGTCGCCGACGAGCCCGTCTCCGCGCTCGACGTGTCCATCCAGGCGCAGGTCGTGAACCTCCTCCAGGACCTGCAGGAAGAACTGGGCCTGACCGTGCTGTTCATCGCGCACGACCTCGCGGTCGTCGAGTACATCTGCGACCGCATCATCGTGATGTACCTGGGCCGCGTCATGGAGATCGCGCCCAGCCGCCAGCTGAACACCAGCCCCAAGCACCCCTACACCGAGGCGCTCCTCTCGGCGGCGCCCGTGCCGGACCCGACCATCAAACGCCAGCGCATCATCCTGGAAGGCGACATTCCCAGCCCGATCAACCCGCCGTCGGGTTGCGTGTTCCGCACCCGTTGCCGCTACGCGATCGCCGACTGCGCGAACATCGTCCCGGAACTGCGTGAAGTCAGCCCCGGCCACTTCAAGGCCTGCATCCGCGACGACATCCTGTAA